From Alteribacter keqinensis, one genomic window encodes:
- a CDS encoding TRAP transporter small permease: MNTLSAGIAKFEKGLAIVLIFFMAVFMTTSVLFRYFLNAPLSWVGEISIFLLIWITFIGGSLGLKYKSQASVTILLDNVPFLVRKVLHIIGHLIMISFLLLMLYYSMKWITSSGVSYQRANSVNIPMWIPYTVVPLGFACAFVHITANLTTIVKEGEAK; the protein is encoded by the coding sequence TTGAATACACTCAGTGCTGGCATTGCAAAATTCGAAAAAGGTCTCGCTATTGTTCTCATCTTCTTCATGGCAGTTTTCATGACAACATCGGTGCTGTTCAGGTATTTCTTAAATGCTCCCTTGTCATGGGTGGGGGAAATCTCCATCTTCCTGTTAATCTGGATTACCTTTATCGGCGGAAGCCTGGGGCTTAAATACAAGTCCCAGGCCTCTGTGACGATACTTTTGGACAATGTGCCGTTTTTGGTGAGAAAAGTGCTGCACATCATCGGGCACCTGATCATGATTTCGTTTCTTCTTTTGATGCTTTATTACAGCATGAAGTGGATTACATCATCAGGGGTCAGCTATCAGCGGGCAAATTCGGTTAATATCCCCATGTGGATCCCTTATACCGTGGTTCCTCTTGGCTTTGCCTGTGCTTTTGTACATATTACAGCGAACCTGACAACCATCGTAAAGGAGGGAGAAGCAAAATGA
- a CDS encoding acetaldehyde dehydrogenase (acetylating), which yields MEKMKVGIIGSGNIGTDLLMKLMRSKILEVTTMIGIDRHSDGLKRAKANGLKVIVNGIDGFLERPELADILFDATSAKAHVKHVEALKGSGKQLIDLTPAAVGPSVVPPVNMDDFSDEAVVNMITCGGQATIPVVHAVNRVAPVDYAEIVATIASKSAGPGTRANIDEFTITTRKGIETIGGARKGKAIIILNPAEPPIIMRDTVYCEVSEGAMDKEAVTESVAAMVQEVQRYVPGYRLRSEPVFDENRVTVFIEVEGAGDYLESYSGNLDIMTAAAVKVAEEIALSKLGQTSTGKAKAAGRQ from the coding sequence TTGGAAAAAATGAAGGTCGGCATCATAGGATCAGGAAATATCGGAACAGACCTCCTTATGAAACTGATGCGTTCAAAAATACTGGAAGTCACGACCATGATCGGCATCGACCGTCATTCGGACGGGCTGAAGCGTGCTAAGGCAAACGGACTGAAAGTAATCGTAAACGGCATTGACGGATTTCTCGAAAGGCCGGAACTTGCAGACATTCTGTTTGATGCTACTTCTGCAAAAGCCCATGTGAAACACGTGGAAGCGTTAAAGGGGTCCGGTAAACAGCTGATTGATTTAACCCCGGCTGCCGTAGGGCCGTCGGTGGTACCGCCGGTGAATATGGATGACTTCAGTGACGAGGCAGTTGTAAATATGATCACGTGCGGAGGCCAGGCGACAATTCCGGTCGTTCATGCCGTAAACCGGGTTGCACCTGTAGATTACGCGGAAATTGTAGCGACGATCGCAAGTAAAAGTGCGGGACCCGGTACCCGGGCAAATATTGATGAGTTTACGATCACCACGAGAAAAGGGATTGAAACGATCGGCGGAGCCAGAAAAGGCAAAGCCATCATTATTTTAAATCCTGCAGAGCCTCCGATCATCATGAGGGACACGGTTTACTGTGAAGTGAGTGAAGGAGCCATGGATAAAGAGGCAGTAACAGAGTCAGTTGCGGCCATGGTTCAGGAAGTACAGCGCTACGTGCCGGGCTACAGGCTCCGGTCAGAACCTGTGTTTGATGAAAACAGAGTGACCGTCTTTATTGAAGTGGAGGGGGCTGGAGACTATCTGGAAAGCTACTCTGGAAACCTCGATATCATGACAGCGGCTGCCGTAAAAGTAGCTGAAGAAATTGCCTTATCCAAGCTGGGTCAGACATCCACTGGTAAAGCAAAAGCAGCGGGGAGGCAGTAA
- a CDS encoding TRAP transporter large permease produces MTLLLVILFFAFLLIGIPISLVLGITTVLYFILAGNPMLLESTPMRLFSGLENFGLLAIPLFMLAGELMNGGGITSRLVKFTRVIIGHVRGGLAYVTVISNMFLASILGSANAQAAMMSKVMVPQMEKEGYRKDFSAALTLSSSIVAPIIPPSMIFIIYGTLSGTSIGGLFMAGIIPGLIYGAGFITVIALLGYKYSFPKSERAPVSEMLKSAVNVLPALLVPFVIVYGILSGAFTATESAAIACFIAYLIGTFWYKELKLRKAPSILYSTVVSTATVTFLIAMANIFGWMIAFEQIPQMIVNGMLSLTDNPIAFLLLLNLMLLLLGAILDGIAALVILLPVLMPLVIAFGIDPIHFGVIICINLTIGLLTPPVGTGLFIVSSIAEVRFESLVKSILPFLGMGILILIVITYWEDAVLFIPRMMGH; encoded by the coding sequence ATGACATTACTGCTTGTTATCCTTTTCTTTGCGTTTCTTCTGATCGGAATTCCAATCTCTCTCGTGTTGGGGATTACAACAGTCTTGTATTTTATCCTGGCTGGAAATCCCATGCTTCTTGAGTCCACACCGATGCGGCTGTTTTCTGGGCTGGAAAACTTCGGACTCCTGGCAATTCCTTTGTTTATGCTGGCAGGGGAGCTCATGAATGGCGGTGGAATCACCTCGCGCCTTGTAAAGTTTACACGTGTTATTATCGGCCACGTCCGAGGGGGACTGGCTTACGTAACGGTCATTTCCAACATGTTTCTTGCGTCTATTCTCGGTTCCGCCAATGCCCAGGCGGCGATGATGAGTAAAGTGATGGTCCCTCAGATGGAAAAGGAGGGGTACAGGAAAGATTTTTCCGCTGCCCTGACACTGTCTTCTTCCATCGTGGCACCTATCATTCCGCCGAGTATGATTTTTATCATCTACGGCACACTGTCGGGGACATCCATCGGCGGCTTGTTTATGGCTGGGATCATACCGGGTCTCATCTACGGAGCTGGGTTTATTACTGTTATTGCCCTGCTCGGTTACAAATACAGCTTCCCGAAAAGTGAACGGGCACCGGTCAGTGAGATGCTGAAAAGTGCAGTCAATGTACTCCCGGCCCTTCTTGTTCCGTTTGTGATCGTGTACGGAATTTTGAGCGGAGCGTTTACCGCCACAGAATCGGCTGCGATTGCGTGCTTTATTGCCTATCTGATCGGGACGTTCTGGTACAAAGAACTGAAGCTTCGAAAAGCACCGTCAATTTTATACAGCACGGTTGTCAGCACAGCGACAGTAACATTTTTGATCGCTATGGCCAATATTTTCGGATGGATGATTGCCTTTGAACAGATTCCGCAGATGATCGTAAATGGCATGCTGTCCCTTACGGATAATCCGATTGCGTTTTTGCTTCTCCTTAACCTGATGCTGCTGCTTTTAGGGGCAATACTGGATGGGATAGCAGCGCTCGTTATCCTGCTTCCGGTGCTGATGCCCCTTGTGATTGCGTTTGGGATCGATCCGATTCACTTCGGGGTGATTATCTGTATCAATTTGACTATCGGCCTTCTTACACCGCCGGTCGGAACAGGGCTGTTTATTGTATCCTCCATAGCAGAGGTCAGGTTCGAAAGCCTTGTTAAGTCGATTCTGCCTTTTCTGGGGATGGGGATTTTGATTTTGATCGTGATTACGTACTGGGAGGATGCGGTTTTATTTATCCCGCGTATGATGGGGCATTAG
- a CDS encoding TRAP transporter substrate-binding protein, with amino-acid sequence MKHVKHLLTLMLMAVLVMVLAACGDDGDEDATADASNGNDNGGGSEETYSFKLAHITPTSHMWHEAAEKFGEELDERSDGRMSLEIYPASQLGTEADMVQQIESGSVDFGFITAAYMSSRSNPFAAWFTPYAFDSLEEAHEARKSDVARKILDTLDEQGLTGLDYLFAGQRVMLFKDKEVRTPEDMQGMTLRVTPSPPMQDFYRFTGAASEGLPLPEVYAAVQTGVIDGMDMDLDATITNNYFEVVDYGAVTNHMVWPAVAIANQDLFEGMPEEDQQIVQDALEAAADHAVTKRASQEEEFKQQLMDEGMTIYELDQDVFAEQIEQFDETYGPSDELIQEFIDTFR; translated from the coding sequence GTGAAACATGTTAAGCATTTACTTACGTTAATGTTGATGGCCGTTTTGGTAATGGTACTGGCAGCCTGTGGAGATGACGGAGATGAAGATGCGACAGCCGATGCAAGTAACGGAAACGATAATGGCGGAGGCTCTGAAGAAACGTATTCGTTTAAGCTGGCTCACATTACACCTACATCCCATATGTGGCATGAGGCTGCTGAAAAATTCGGGGAAGAGCTCGATGAACGCTCTGACGGCCGGATGTCACTTGAAATTTACCCTGCAAGTCAGTTAGGAACAGAGGCTGACATGGTACAGCAGATTGAATCCGGTTCTGTAGACTTTGGTTTCATCACGGCAGCATACATGAGCTCCAGATCAAACCCGTTTGCGGCCTGGTTTACCCCTTATGCCTTTGATTCACTGGAAGAAGCCCACGAAGCACGAAAATCCGATGTAGCAAGGAAGATTCTCGATACGCTGGACGAGCAGGGGCTTACGGGCCTTGATTACCTGTTTGCCGGCCAGCGGGTCATGCTGTTTAAAGATAAAGAAGTACGTACTCCTGAAGATATGCAGGGGATGACGCTTCGAGTGACACCAAGTCCGCCGATGCAGGATTTCTACCGATTCACGGGAGCTGCTTCAGAAGGACTGCCGTTGCCTGAAGTTTATGCAGCCGTTCAAACAGGCGTGATCGATGGTATGGATATGGACCTTGATGCCACAATCACAAACAACTATTTTGAAGTCGTTGATTACGGGGCGGTAACGAACCACATGGTCTGGCCGGCGGTCGCCATTGCCAACCAGGACTTATTTGAAGGCATGCCTGAAGAAGATCAGCAGATCGTCCAAGACGCTCTTGAAGCGGCTGCCGATCACGCTGTAACAAAACGGGCAAGTCAGGAAGAAGAGTTCAAGCAGCAGCTGATGGATGAAGGTATGACCATCTACGAGCTTGATCAGGACGTTTTTGCAGAACAGATTGAGCAGTTCGATGAGACGTACGGACCAAGTGACGAACTGATTCAGGAATTCATCGACACATTCAGATAA
- a CDS encoding 2-keto-4-pentenoate hydratase, translating to MAMDLQEIARHIDEHQQQGREMDKVTLSYPSLKVEDAYKIQRICMEEAASRGDSLIGWKMGLTSAAKQKMVGVEEPIYGRLTSSMEMNSSVLSMEGLIHPKVEPELAFILKKDLKGENIRPRDVWMATDCVLPAIEVIDSRYRNFSFTLEDVVADNASSTKFLLGDQAFSPYEKAWDKMGVSILKNGEVQHEGVGSDVLGHPVRSVAELVNMLHKEDLGLKAGMVVLTGGFTEAVNVEEGDEILVDYEGLGTLSMSLSK from the coding sequence ATGGCAATGGATCTTCAGGAGATTGCAAGACATATTGATGAACACCAGCAGCAAGGCAGGGAGATGGACAAGGTAACCCTCTCCTACCCTTCATTAAAAGTGGAAGACGCCTACAAGATTCAGAGAATCTGTATGGAAGAGGCGGCCAGCCGCGGCGACAGTCTGATTGGCTGGAAAATGGGGCTCACCAGCGCAGCCAAACAAAAGATGGTGGGTGTTGAGGAGCCGATTTACGGACGACTCACGTCTTCGATGGAAATGAACAGCTCTGTTCTTTCAATGGAAGGGCTGATTCATCCGAAAGTGGAGCCGGAACTGGCGTTTATTTTAAAGAAGGACCTGAAAGGGGAAAACATCAGGCCACGGGACGTATGGATGGCTACGGATTGCGTACTGCCGGCAATTGAAGTGATCGACAGCCGCTACCGCAACTTCAGCTTTACGCTTGAGGATGTAGTGGCGGACAACGCATCGTCAACCAAATTCCTCCTCGGTGATCAGGCTTTTTCACCGTATGAGAAGGCGTGGGATAAGATGGGCGTTTCAATCCTGAAGAACGGCGAAGTACAGCACGAAGGTGTCGGATCTGACGTTCTCGGTCATCCAGTAAGGTCCGTAGCTGAACTTGTGAACATGTTGCATAAAGAAGACCTTGGCCTTAAAGCCGGGATGGTTGTTCTTACAGGCGGATTTACAGAAGCTGTGAATGTGGAAGAAGGGGATGAGATTCTTGTAGATTACGAGGGGCTCGGAACTCTTTCCATGAGCCTGAGCAAGTAG
- a CDS encoding 2-hydroxymuconate tautomerase: MPIAHIHILEGRSREQKQHLIQDITTAISENLDVPGERVKVLLHEMPHENWGSNGISKAAEMKEST; the protein is encoded by the coding sequence GTGCCCATTGCACACATTCATATTCTTGAAGGAAGAAGCCGGGAACAGAAACAGCATCTGATTCAGGATATTACAACTGCAATCAGCGAAAACCTTGATGTTCCCGGAGAAAGAGTGAAGGTGCTGCTTCATGAAATGCCGCACGAAAACTGGGGTTCGAACGGGATATCAAAAGCAGCAGAGATGAAAGAATCAACGTAA
- a CDS encoding 2-keto-4-pentenoate hydratase: protein MSLKVKEYADCLLEAEKKRNGIQPLTEIHPELSIEEAYGVQMETIKRKVASGNRVVGRKIGLTSAAMQKLLGVDEPDYGHLLDTMKIENEGVVSFKHVMQPKAEAEVAFVLKEDLAKKVITVDDVLKATAYVVPAIEIVDSRIADWKIKLPDTIADNASSGLFVLGNTPFNTDDVNLEELTMRAYKNGEFVNEGSGKDVLGHPAACVAWLGEKLHELGSSLKAGDIILSGALSAAVDMEPGDTFHAEFDQLGTVKVTFGP, encoded by the coding sequence ATGAGTCTGAAAGTAAAGGAATACGCCGACTGCCTGCTGGAAGCGGAAAAAAAGAGAAACGGCATCCAGCCGCTCACGGAAATTCATCCTGAACTCAGTATTGAAGAAGCATACGGGGTACAGATGGAAACGATCAAACGAAAAGTGGCATCTGGAAACCGGGTCGTAGGGAGAAAAATCGGCCTCACGTCGGCAGCGATGCAGAAGCTTCTCGGTGTGGACGAGCCTGATTACGGCCATCTTTTGGATACGATGAAAATTGAAAACGAAGGCGTGGTCTCCTTTAAACATGTGATGCAGCCAAAGGCCGAGGCTGAAGTTGCGTTTGTCCTTAAAGAGGACCTTGCAAAGAAAGTGATCACCGTTGACGATGTTCTCAAAGCGACCGCATATGTGGTACCGGCCATCGAAATCGTTGACAGCCGGATTGCCGACTGGAAAATCAAGCTCCCCGATACCATCGCAGACAATGCCTCGTCAGGCCTTTTCGTTCTCGGGAATACGCCGTTTAACACAGACGACGTGAATCTTGAGGAACTTACGATGAGGGCTTATAAAAACGGAGAATTTGTAAATGAAGGATCCGGAAAAGACGTTCTCGGACACCCGGCTGCCTGTGTAGCATGGCTTGGAGAGAAGTTGCATGAACTGGGGTCTTCCTTAAAAGCCGGGGACATTATTTTATCCGGAGCCCTGTCTGCGGCAGTGGATATGGAGCCGGGAGACACCTTCCATGCTGAGTTTGATCAGCTGGGGACGGTAAAGGTTACATTCGGACCGTAA
- a CDS encoding FAD synthetase family protein yields MNVYGNACTKEAGCVMAIGAFDGVHRGHQEIIRKMIRKSELLGIPSAVFTFDPPPKAFFRAADVLTPVGEKVRRIKKLGVDTVIVASFDRAYTERTASQFILDLSAFSPREIYVGGDFRFGKNRAGDVGLLSTHYIVNKAETICCDKGAVISSTRIRGLMKTGKRKEAVTLLGWPV; encoded by the coding sequence ATGAACGTATATGGAAACGCCTGCACGAAAGAGGCCGGCTGTGTCATGGCGATAGGGGCTTTTGACGGCGTTCACCGGGGGCATCAGGAAATCATCCGGAAGATGATCAGAAAAAGTGAGCTGCTCGGGATCCCGAGTGCCGTATTCACGTTTGATCCTCCTCCAAAGGCGTTTTTCAGAGCAGCGGATGTACTCACGCCTGTCGGTGAAAAGGTGAGAAGAATAAAGAAGCTGGGCGTTGATACAGTGATCGTGGCCAGCTTTGACCGGGCGTATACAGAGAGAACAGCATCACAATTTATTCTGGACCTGTCTGCTTTTTCCCCGCGTGAAATTTACGTGGGAGGAGACTTTCGCTTCGGAAAAAACAGAGCAGGCGATGTGGGTTTGTTAAGCACACATTACATTGTCAATAAAGCAGAGACCATCTGCTGTGACAAGGGGGCGGTCATTTCATCCACAAGAATCAGAGGGCTGATGAAGACCGGAAAAAGAAAAGAGGCGGTAACCCTTCTGGGCTGGCCTGTATAG
- the dmpG gene encoding 4-hydroxy-2-oxovalerate aldolase, with protein sequence MNKRDVYITEVALRDGSHAMAHQYTVDQVTRIARGLDEANVPYIEVAHGDGLGGSSLQYGRSATDELELIRAAASVCSRSKIAVLLLPGIGTVHELKAAEEAGAKMARIATHVTEADVSKQHVHMARDLGMETVGFLMMAHMAPVEELVTQARLMESYGADTVYVVDSAGTLLPHQVTERIKALRQSLRINIGFHGHNNLSLAMANSLAAMEAGATYLDGSIRSLGAGAGNTQTEVMVAVLDKMDINTGVDLSTMMDLAQDIVAPILPKPQEIEKGSLILGYAGVYSSFLLHSERAAQKYNLDIRDILVELGRQKVVGGQEDMIVDVAQNLAKKKEALI encoded by the coding sequence ATGAATAAACGGGATGTGTATATAACAGAAGTGGCGCTTCGGGACGGCAGTCATGCCATGGCCCATCAGTACACGGTCGATCAGGTAACGCGCATCGCCCGGGGACTTGATGAAGCAAATGTTCCTTATATCGAAGTCGCTCACGGGGACGGACTCGGGGGCTCATCGTTACAGTACGGCCGTTCGGCAACAGATGAGCTGGAGCTGATCCGTGCAGCTGCTTCTGTGTGCAGCAGATCAAAAATTGCCGTCCTTCTTCTTCCGGGAATCGGGACCGTTCATGAACTGAAAGCGGCAGAAGAGGCAGGGGCGAAAATGGCGCGGATAGCCACCCACGTCACCGAAGCAGACGTATCAAAGCAGCACGTTCATATGGCCAGGGATCTCGGTATGGAAACAGTCGGTTTTCTCATGATGGCTCATATGGCACCGGTCGAAGAGCTTGTCACACAGGCCAGACTGATGGAAAGCTACGGAGCTGATACGGTCTATGTTGTCGATTCAGCCGGGACACTGCTTCCCCATCAAGTGACTGAACGAATCAAGGCTCTCCGTCAGTCCCTTAGAATTAATATCGGTTTTCACGGCCACAACAACCTGTCTCTTGCCATGGCCAACTCATTAGCAGCCATGGAAGCAGGTGCCACCTATCTCGACGGAAGCATCCGATCGTTAGGTGCCGGCGCCGGGAACACACAGACGGAAGTCATGGTGGCCGTTCTGGATAAGATGGACATTAACACAGGAGTAGATCTCTCCACCATGATGGATCTGGCACAGGACATTGTCGCTCCAATTCTCCCCAAGCCGCAGGAAATTGAAAAAGGAAGTCTTATCCTCGGCTATGCGGGTGTGTATTCAAGCTTTTTGCTTCATTCTGAAAGAGCGGCGCAAAAATACAACCTGGATATCCGGGACATTTTAGTCGAACTGGGCAGGCAGAAAGTGGTCGGGGGACAAGAAGACATGATTGTGGATGTGGCTCAGAATCTGGCAAAGAAGAAAGAGGCATTGATTTAG